A part of Bremerella cremea genomic DNA contains:
- a CDS encoding AraC family transcriptional regulator: MLILESHHGPEFEMEFRVHDFVKVLYVIAGNGKAHVGDETYEVAPRDMVVVLPGRRNRVEDSPNSPISCYVLCIHRSLLAFDTEAIASLPLGLLPRQTHFAQRIERRLRRLLFQQLQNSPLTPLAMVSNGLEILSLIACHQVAKSDGMADLSQEPGVDEMAAYIRHLDTHFFEATTIDDASNSIGIPRRRFTQLFRGITGQTWLNYVQELRVEHACRLLENTDRPITSIAFECGFAELSTFYRAFRKMRDVTPSAWRRAKVD; encoded by the coding sequence GTGTTGATCTTAGAGAGTCATCATGGCCCTGAATTCGAAATGGAATTTCGGGTCCACGATTTCGTCAAAGTACTGTACGTCATTGCCGGCAACGGCAAAGCCCATGTTGGGGACGAAACGTACGAGGTTGCCCCGCGCGACATGGTGGTCGTTTTACCTGGCCGCCGTAACCGAGTGGAAGATTCCCCCAATTCGCCGATCTCGTGCTACGTGCTGTGCATTCATCGTTCGCTTTTGGCGTTCGATACCGAAGCGATCGCCTCGCTTCCCTTGGGGTTGTTGCCTCGCCAGACTCACTTTGCTCAGCGGATTGAACGTCGCCTGAGACGGCTACTCTTTCAGCAACTACAGAACAGCCCGCTCACCCCGTTGGCAATGGTTTCCAACGGGCTAGAGATTCTCTCGCTGATCGCCTGCCATCAGGTCGCCAAGTCGGATGGCATGGCCGATTTGTCGCAAGAACCGGGCGTGGACGAGATGGCCGCCTACATTCGCCATTTAGATACGCACTTCTTCGAAGCGACCACCATCGACGACGCCTCGAATAGTATCGGCATCCCCCGCCGCCGCTTCACGCAGCTGTTCCGTGGTATCACCGGCCAAACTTGGCTGAACTACGTCCAAGAGCTCCGCGTCGAGCACGCCTGCCGCTTGCTCGAAAACACCGACCGCCCCATCACCTCGATCGCCTTCGAATGCGGCTTCGCCGAACTATCAACCTTCTACCGCGCCTTCCGCAAAATGCGCGACGTAACCCCCAGCGCCTGGCGGCGCGCGAAGGTCGACTAA
- a CDS encoding HEAT repeat domain-containing protein: MKKFIPICRETVPSPEEFKVRNMEKGQHRKRWVSGLAPLLFCLLFLLLSEVSGCAESREEKSKRVDALGERVRTGEDGVEALAELVRIAHSNDSFAASRATGVIGTLGELAAPAVSELVLLLGSEDGYVRREAALSLSRLGPTAAPALDRLAQEVRDASPGNDSTWFSAQTIGNIGGEGVKYLPLLRSKLGSGPSQFDDCLNAAIDQLEKELGDSDIGESKGEGGH, encoded by the coding sequence TTGAAGAAATTTATTCCGATATGTCGGGAAACCGTCCCAAGTCCTGAAGAATTTAAAGTGAGAAATATGGAAAAGGGACAACATCGCAAACGTTGGGTGAGCGGACTCGCACCCCTGCTGTTTTGCCTTCTGTTCTTACTTTTGTCAGAGGTTTCGGGTTGCGCTGAGTCTCGCGAGGAAAAGTCGAAGCGTGTTGACGCCTTGGGTGAGCGCGTAAGAACCGGTGAGGACGGCGTAGAGGCGCTTGCTGAACTTGTCAGGATTGCGCACTCTAATGATAGCTTTGCTGCGTCTCGTGCTACGGGTGTTATCGGAACGTTGGGTGAATTGGCAGCGCCAGCTGTTTCTGAATTGGTGTTACTGTTGGGTTCGGAAGATGGGTACGTTAGACGCGAGGCTGCACTTAGTTTGAGCCGACTTGGACCAACGGCCGCACCCGCGCTCGATCGACTCGCACAAGAGGTGCGCGATGCAAGTCCAGGTAACGATTCTACGTGGTTTTCTGCACAGACGATCGGAAACATCGGAGGAGAAGGGGTCAAGTATTTGCCGCTCCTTCGTTCAAAACTTGGAAGTGGCCCCTCTCAATTTGATGATTGTTTGAATGCCGCGATAGATCAGCTTGAGAAGGAACTGGGTGACTCAGATATCGGGGAAAGTAAAGGTGAAGGGGGGCATTGA
- a CDS encoding P1 family peptidase, with amino-acid sequence MVLRVCFLLLGMMTSLSHVVSAAEPPSRPRGRDLGVAPGVFAPGPFNAVTDVAGVQVGQVTLIEGDNIRTGVTAIIPHEGNLFQQKTPAAVFIGNAFGKLAGSTQVEELGNLETPIILTNTLSVGTAVDSVVKWTLAQPGNENVRSVNALVGETNDGGLNDIRGQHVRTAHVMQAIESATSGQVAEGNVGAGTGCIAFGWKGGIGTSSRVLPQQYGGYTVGVLVQANFGGVLQVDGIPLGKVMGKHAFADKPQPSPPAPLKPGDGSCMIVVATDAPLDARNLKRLAARALFGLARTGSSYTNGSGDFAIAFSTHPDLRVAYGEEEVQTQPTLPNDAVSPLFQAALESTEEAVYNALLKANTMQGRDARTVEALPLEPLRTLLQKREQMLAE; translated from the coding sequence ATGGTCCTTCGTGTTTGTTTTTTGCTGTTAGGAATGATGACCAGTTTGTCTCACGTCGTTTCTGCTGCTGAGCCGCCGTCGCGTCCTCGGGGGCGAGACTTGGGGGTGGCTCCTGGCGTGTTCGCGCCGGGGCCGTTCAATGCCGTGACCGATGTCGCTGGCGTGCAGGTCGGTCAGGTCACGCTGATTGAAGGAGACAACATTCGCACCGGCGTCACGGCCATCATTCCGCACGAAGGGAACCTCTTTCAGCAGAAGACGCCAGCGGCCGTATTCATTGGCAACGCCTTCGGCAAGCTGGCCGGTTCGACTCAGGTCGAAGAACTTGGCAACCTTGAAACGCCCATCATTCTGACCAACACGCTTTCGGTCGGCACGGCGGTCGACTCGGTGGTGAAGTGGACCCTCGCTCAGCCAGGCAACGAGAACGTTCGTAGCGTGAACGCGCTGGTCGGCGAAACGAACGATGGCGGGCTCAACGATATTCGCGGGCAGCACGTTCGCACCGCGCATGTGATGCAGGCGATCGAGTCCGCTACCTCGGGCCAGGTCGCTGAAGGCAACGTCGGGGCTGGCACCGGCTGCATTGCTTTCGGCTGGAAGGGAGGCATCGGTACGTCTAGTCGCGTGCTCCCCCAGCAGTACGGCGGTTACACGGTGGGTGTGCTGGTGCAAGCGAACTTCGGCGGCGTGCTCCAGGTCGATGGTATTCCGCTGGGCAAGGTGATGGGCAAACATGCCTTCGCCGACAAACCACAGCCCAGCCCCCCTGCCCCGCTGAAACCAGGGGACGGTTCGTGCATGATCGTCGTCGCGACGGATGCCCCGCTCGACGCCAGAAATTTGAAACGCCTCGCCGCGCGGGCCTTGTTCGGCCTGGCCCGGACTGGCTCGTCGTATACCAACGGCAGCGGCGACTTCGCGATCGCCTTTTCAACCCATCCAGATCTCCGCGTCGCTTACGGCGAAGAAGAAGTTCAAACCCAGCCCACACTCCCCAACGACGCCGTCTCGCCCCTGTTCCAAGCGGCGCTCGAATCAACCGAAGAAGCGGTCTACAACGCCCTGCTCAAAGCGAACACGATGCAAGGCCGCGATGCCCGCACGGTGGAAGCCTTGCCACTGGAACCGCTACGGACGTTGCTTCAGAAACGAGAACAGATGCTCGCCGAGTAG
- a CDS encoding bestrophin family protein → MIVNKNLDWRHVLFYTWKSLLYFVFLSIAVYTLHHVYDMEKLTVPFNVVALLSTALAIFLGFKNNSAYDRWWEARKIWGLLVNYSRAWGREVLTLSQHPDGKPNEELSAWQRRLIYRHIAFVHALRVFLRHRHAYNENGEEWMKTTNDYADIRPFLSEAEANEVLRKNNPPNYLLLIQGQELKEAYQKGWLSDYRFVQLDETLTEFNNHQGKSERIKNTPFPRPYSFFSRVFVYLHGTLVPFAFVEELGLLNIPLALLINFIFLSLDQIGETTEDPFENRPSDTPLTAISRTIEGNLKEMLGETQMPAKPEQVDGVVL, encoded by the coding sequence ATGATTGTCAACAAGAACCTCGACTGGCGACACGTTCTCTTCTATACGTGGAAGAGTTTGCTTTATTTTGTCTTTCTGTCGATCGCTGTGTATACGCTGCATCACGTGTATGACATGGAGAAGTTGACGGTTCCCTTTAACGTGGTGGCCCTACTCAGCACGGCCTTGGCAATCTTTCTCGGTTTCAAAAACAACAGCGCTTACGATCGTTGGTGGGAAGCTCGTAAAATCTGGGGCCTGCTGGTCAATTACAGTCGGGCTTGGGGGCGTGAAGTATTGACCCTCAGTCAACATCCCGACGGTAAACCGAACGAAGAACTTTCGGCCTGGCAGCGGCGACTTATCTATCGCCATATCGCGTTCGTCCATGCGCTGCGGGTTTTCCTGCGGCATCGTCACGCTTACAACGAGAACGGCGAAGAATGGATGAAAACTACGAACGACTACGCCGACATTCGCCCGTTTTTGTCCGAAGCGGAAGCGAACGAAGTGCTGCGAAAAAATAACCCGCCCAACTATCTGCTGTTAATCCAAGGGCAAGAGTTGAAAGAAGCCTATCAAAAGGGCTGGCTGTCGGACTATCGCTTTGTGCAGCTTGACGAAACGCTGACCGAGTTCAACAACCACCAAGGGAAAAGCGAGCGGATTAAGAACACCCCTTTCCCGCGACCGTACAGTTTCTTCTCGCGGGTGTTCGTTTATCTGCACGGCACGCTGGTTCCGTTTGCGTTTGTCGAAGAGTTGGGTTTGCTGAACATTCCGCTGGCGTTGTTGATTAACTTCATTTTCTTAAGCCTCGATCAAATCGGCGAAACGACCGAAGACCCCTTCGAGAACCGCCCCAGCGATACCCCGCTCACTGCGATCAGCCGGACGATCGAAGGCAACCTGAAAGAGATGCTCGGCGAAACCCAAATGCCCGCCAAGCCGGAACAAGTCGACGGTGTGGTGTTGTAG
- a CDS encoding acetyltransferase, with protein sequence MFTLRPSRPSDVERVVEIWCQAVDATHDFLRAEDRLALEQEVRGFFATAPLTLAVDTDDNPLGFMLVQDGNMDALFIDPHQHGRGIGKALVAEALRQHPQLTTDVNEQNQAAAAFYAHLGFVPTGRSEVDGQGRPYPLIHLRYAR encoded by the coding sequence ATGTTCACTCTTCGCCCTTCTCGTCCTAGCGATGTCGAGCGTGTCGTTGAAATTTGGTGTCAGGCGGTCGATGCCACGCACGACTTTCTGCGTGCTGAAGATCGTCTCGCTCTCGAACAGGAAGTTCGCGGCTTCTTCGCCACCGCACCGCTGACCCTCGCCGTCGATACGGACGATAACCCACTGGGCTTCATGCTGGTGCAAGACGGCAACATGGATGCCTTGTTCATCGATCCTCACCAGCACGGGCGAGGCATTGGCAAGGCGTTAGTTGCCGAGGCCTTACGGCAGCATCCGCAATTGACGACCGACGTCAACGAGCAAAACCAAGCCGCCGCCGCGTTCTACGCGCATCTAGGCTTCGTGCCCACCGGCCGTTCGGAAGTCGACGGCCAAGGTCGCCCCTACCCGCTGATTCATCTGCGTTACGCGCGATAG
- a CDS encoding PLP-dependent aminotransferase family protein gives MRRTDWIPRIEATDLPLFEAIAQSIAEDIAEGTLLPGDHLPTQRQLAKRLNLDVTTIARGYATAASCGHVESRVGSGTFVRAVSSSEATSATRTDVVDRSMNQPPDLPVELLEAMKRSAATALEAFPQILRYQPEGGDARDKAAAFNWMSRRGIVVENHSLHITTGAHAALTAILSAELAAGGAIACDQLTYPGLFGIASLLGRKVQGIPADREGMLPDALARTIEQKGVRAIYLNPTLHNPTTATIPLQRRLDLVKVARQFGIPIIEDDAYGFLPVKPPPAFVMLAPEQTYYVGGLAKCMAPGLRIANLLVPIARKTLGVSERLRAVSVMASPITTAIVTQWIESGLADKILAGIRHETRRRRKLLLPAIPKEKVQTAEHCFHAWVTAPETTSAKRMVETLRGFGIGAVSVEAFRTDPISPNAFRLCLGGAVSVPTLEQALAWVTECYRA, from the coding sequence ATGCGCCGCACCGATTGGATTCCTCGAATTGAAGCCACCGACCTTCCTTTGTTTGAAGCGATCGCCCAGTCGATTGCCGAGGACATCGCCGAAGGGACGCTTTTGCCGGGCGATCATTTGCCCACCCAGCGGCAACTTGCCAAACGGTTGAATCTGGATGTCACCACAATCGCCCGCGGTTATGCCACGGCGGCCAGTTGCGGGCATGTAGAATCACGCGTCGGGTCTGGCACTTTTGTCCGCGCGGTGTCGTCCTCGGAGGCCACATCAGCGACGCGAACCGATGTCGTCGATCGCAGCATGAACCAGCCGCCTGATCTTCCGGTAGAGCTGCTGGAAGCGATGAAACGCTCGGCTGCGACCGCCCTGGAAGCGTTTCCGCAAATCTTGCGGTATCAGCCGGAAGGAGGCGATGCCCGCGACAAAGCGGCTGCTTTCAATTGGATGTCGCGCCGCGGGATTGTGGTCGAGAATCATTCGCTGCACATCACCACCGGAGCCCACGCCGCGCTCACCGCGATTCTTTCTGCCGAACTGGCCGCTGGCGGAGCGATTGCGTGCGATCAGCTGACCTACCCAGGCTTGTTTGGCATTGCCAGTTTGCTGGGACGAAAAGTTCAGGGGATACCTGCCGACCGCGAAGGGATGCTGCCTGATGCTCTGGCTCGCACGATCGAACAAAAAGGGGTGCGGGCGATCTACTTGAACCCAACGCTGCATAACCCGACCACTGCCACGATTCCGCTGCAGCGGCGGCTCGACTTGGTGAAAGTGGCCCGCCAGTTTGGGATTCCGATTATCGAAGACGACGCCTACGGTTTCTTGCCGGTCAAACCCCCTCCGGCTTTCGTGATGCTGGCCCCAGAGCAGACGTACTACGTGGGTGGACTGGCCAAATGTATGGCCCCTGGGTTACGAATCGCCAACTTGCTGGTGCCAATTGCCCGCAAGACCTTGGGCGTGTCCGAGCGATTGCGGGCCGTGTCGGTGATGGCCTCGCCAATTACCACCGCCATTGTCACCCAGTGGATCGAAAGTGGCTTGGCCGACAAGATCTTGGCTGGCATCCGCCACGAAACGCGTCGGCGCCGTAAGCTGCTGCTGCCGGCGATTCCCAAGGAAAAAGTCCAAACCGCCGAGCATTGTTTCCACGCTTGGGTCACTGCCCCGGAGACGACTTCGGCCAAACGGATGGTCGAAACGCTGCGAGGTTTCGGCATTGGCGCGGTCTCGGTCGAAGCTTTTCGCACCGACCCGATCTCGCCGAATGCGTTCCGCTTGTGCCTGGGTGGTGCTGTCTCGGTACCCACACTGGAACAAGCCCTGGCCTGGGTTACCGAGTGCTATCGCGCGTAA
- a CDS encoding NADPH-dependent assimilatory sulfite reductase hemoprotein subunit: MTSSPKARPNRVEEIKAESHFLAGTIKDDLVSEASTFGKDNLQLLKFHGTYQQDDRDARVSLRKQGKDKAYSMMVRCRIPGGRLTAEQFLAHLDICDLLGNSTMKITTRQTIQLHGIVKQDLQKTIVKINSLGLSTFAACGDVNRNVMCCSAKKATPVHRQIEQLTNDLAEALAPRTTTYRELWIVDQQTGDRHLVAEQTASQPEQAEIEPLYGPTYLPRKFKCAVVSPDDNCADVYTQDLGFIAVVEHDQVVGYNVVVGGGMGATPSNAATFPAVAQPMAFCTPEQAIDVAKAVLIVQRDHGNRADRKVARMKYLIANWGLPRFRQAVEAVLGFALADCRDVQITEIDDHMGWQPQGDGLWSYGLNIENGRISDGKTTQLKNALRQLTTFHQKEIRLAANQSLIFCDIRPEEREPFMAILRNNQVRTTEETSLVRRLSLACVALPTCGLAITEAERRLPSVMDELEVVLAHLKLDASQFTIRMTGCPNGCARPYVADIALVGKAVDRYTLYVGGTILGTRLGYVLSDMVSVTEIVPQLSKIFLAYQADRHGEESLGDFCFRLGQAALLEACQQQADAWELINQEINGKGKP, translated from the coding sequence ATGACATCTTCCCCGAAAGCCAGGCCCAACCGTGTTGAAGAGATCAAAGCCGAAAGCCACTTCCTGGCCGGTACCATCAAAGACGATCTCGTTTCCGAGGCCAGCACGTTTGGGAAAGACAACCTTCAACTGCTGAAATTTCACGGCACTTATCAGCAAGACGACCGCGACGCACGGGTTTCGCTGCGGAAGCAAGGCAAAGACAAAGCCTACTCGATGATGGTCCGCTGCCGCATTCCAGGGGGCCGATTGACCGCCGAGCAGTTTCTCGCCCACCTCGATATCTGCGACCTGCTTGGCAATTCGACCATGAAGATCACCACCCGGCAGACGATTCAACTGCATGGGATCGTCAAGCAAGATCTGCAGAAGACCATCGTCAAAATCAACTCGCTCGGCCTTTCCACGTTTGCTGCGTGCGGCGATGTGAACCGTAACGTGATGTGCTGTTCGGCGAAGAAAGCGACGCCGGTGCATCGCCAGATCGAACAACTCACCAACGACCTGGCCGAAGCATTAGCCCCCCGGACGACCACCTATCGCGAGCTGTGGATCGTCGATCAGCAGACCGGCGATCGCCATTTGGTCGCAGAGCAAACGGCCTCGCAGCCTGAGCAAGCCGAGATCGAACCGCTGTACGGGCCAACCTATCTGCCCCGTAAGTTCAAGTGCGCCGTGGTTTCGCCTGACGACAACTGCGCCGACGTTTACACGCAAGACCTGGGATTTATCGCCGTGGTCGAGCACGACCAGGTCGTCGGCTACAACGTTGTGGTCGGCGGCGGCATGGGGGCCACGCCCAGCAACGCCGCCACCTTCCCAGCGGTGGCCCAGCCTATGGCGTTCTGCACGCCAGAGCAAGCCATCGATGTCGCCAAGGCGGTCTTGATCGTGCAGCGCGATCACGGCAACCGTGCCGACCGCAAGGTGGCTCGCATGAAGTACCTGATTGCCAACTGGGGCCTGCCTCGCTTTCGTCAGGCAGTGGAAGCGGTGCTCGGTTTCGCTTTGGCCGATTGCCGCGATGTGCAAATCACTGAAATCGACGACCACATGGGCTGGCAGCCGCAAGGGGATGGGCTTTGGTCGTACGGTTTGAATATCGAAAACGGCCGCATCAGCGACGGCAAGACGACGCAGCTGAAAAACGCCCTGCGTCAGCTGACCACTTTTCATCAAAAAGAGATTCGCCTGGCCGCTAATCAAAGCTTGATCTTCTGCGATATTCGCCCAGAAGAACGAGAACCGTTTATGGCCATTCTGCGAAACAACCAGGTCCGCACCACCGAAGAAACCAGCCTCGTGCGGCGTCTTTCGCTGGCTTGTGTGGCGTTGCCAACATGCGGCCTGGCCATCACCGAGGCGGAACGCCGCTTGCCTTCGGTGATGGACGAACTGGAGGTGGTGTTGGCTCACCTGAAATTGGATGCCAGCCAGTTCACCATTCGCATGACCGGTTGCCCCAACGGCTGCGCTCGCCCTTATGTGGCCGACATTGCCTTGGTCGGCAAAGCGGTCGATCGCTACACGCTGTACGTGGGGGGAACAATCTTAGGAACGCGCCTCGGCTACGTCTTGAGCGATATGGTCTCGGTAACAGAGATCGTGCCGCAGCTATCGAAGATCTTTCTCGCCTACCAGGCCGACCGCCACGGGGAAGAAAGCCTCGGCGACTTCTGTTTTCGTTTAGGGCAAGCGGCGCTGCTGGAAGCTTGCCAGCAACAAGCGGACGCGTGGGAACTTATCAACCAAGAGATCAACGGGAAAGGAAAACCATGA
- a CDS encoding DUF983 domain-containing protein, which translates to MPQLTTILARSLRLKCPCCGQGNVLRGWFGRPERCRSCGIVFERESGFFLGPMLFNGALTTIVTAIAMPIFFITNLYSREIILACGFGFGILFPLLFFPWARSLWLGLDEYFDPRAT; encoded by the coding sequence ATGCCACAACTGACCACCATTCTGGCACGCAGCTTACGATTAAAGTGCCCCTGCTGCGGGCAAGGCAACGTGCTGCGAGGCTGGTTTGGCAGGCCAGAGCGTTGTCGCTCGTGCGGGATCGTCTTCGAGCGAGAATCAGGCTTCTTCCTCGGCCCGATGCTGTTCAATGGAGCCCTCACCACCATCGTAACAGCCATCGCGATGCCGATCTTCTTCATCACCAATCTCTACAGCCGAGAAATCATCTTGGCGTGCGGCTTCGGCTTCGGAATCCTCTTCCCCCTCCTCTTCTTCCCCTGGGCCCGCAGCTTGTGGCTTGGCCTCGACGAATATTTTGATCCCCGCGCGACATGA